Proteins from one Malania oleifera isolate guangnan ecotype guangnan chromosome 4, ASM2987363v1, whole genome shotgun sequence genomic window:
- the LOC131153647 gene encoding large ribosomal subunit protein uL10 has translation MAVKPSKADKKIAYDQKLCQLLDEYSQILVAAADNVGSNQLQNIRKGLRGDSIVLMGKNTMMKRSIRIHAENTGNKAFLNLIPLLVGNVGLIFTKGDLKEVREEVAKYKVGAPARVGLIAPIDVVVPPGNTGLDPSQTSFFQVLNIPTKINKGTVEIITPVELIKKGDKVGSSEAALLAKLGIRPFSYGLVIESVYDDGSVFSPEVLDLTEEDLVEKFATGVSMVTALSLAISYPTLAAAVHMFINAYKNVLSVAIAAEYSYPHADKVKEYLQDPSKFAVAAAPVAAADSGAAPAAAAAEEKKEEPAEESDDDMGFGLFD, from the exons ATGGCTGTGAAACCCTCCAAGGCAGACAAGAAGATAGCATATGATCAGAAGCTCTGCCAGCTTCTGGATGAGTACAGTCAGATTCTGGTGGCGGCAGCTGACAATGTGGGGTCCAACCAGTTGCAGAACATTCGGAAAGGTTTGCGTGGTGATTCCATTGTTTTGATGGGGAAGAACACCATGATGAAGCGGTCTATAAGGATTCATGCTGAGAACACTGGAAACAAGGCCTTCCTCAACCTCATTCCTCTGCTTGTG GGAAATGTTGGCTTGATTTTCACCAAGGGGGATTTGAAGGAAGTGCGTGAGGAGGTTGCCAAGTACAAG GTTGGAGCTCCTGCTCGTGTTGGGTTGATAGCCCCAATTGATGTTGTTGTCCCGCCTGGCAACACAGGACTTGATCCTTCCCAGACCTCTTTCTTCCAG GTCCTCAACATTCCTACCAAGATTAACAAGGGTACTGTTGAAATCATTACCCCTGTGGAGCTTATTAAGAAGGGTGACAAGGTGGGATCCTCTGAGGCTGCCCTTCTTGCAAAGCTAGGGATAAGGCCCTTCTCTTATGGTCTTGTTATCGAATCTGTCTATGATGATGGCTCCGTTTTCAGCCCAGAGGTGCTCGACCTGACCGAAGAAGACCTTGTTGAGAAGTTTGCTACTGGTGTCTCCATGGTTACCGCACTGTCGCTGGCCATTTCATACCCAACCTTAGCTGCAGCAGTCCACATGTTCATCAATGCCTACAAAAATGTTCTCTCTGTTGCCATTGCGGCCGAGTATTCTTATCCCCATGCAGATAAAGTGAAGGAATATCTACAG GATCCTAGCAAGTTTGCAGTTGCTGCAGCCCCAGTTGCAGCTGCTGATTCTGGTGCTGCTCCTGCTGCCGCTGCTGCCGAGGAAAAGAAGGAAGAACCTGCTGAAGAGTCTGATGATGACATGGGCTTCGGTCTATTCGACTAG